In the Devosia sp. SL43 genome, one interval contains:
- a CDS encoding GNAT family N-acetyltransferase encodes MDRRAPQSGTTPLQLRDAAEVAGLFYRAFRDGRTPPDEFVDYFRESFFGSPTYDQALGGLVHRGDEGAIDGALLVIPMRVVVHGRLMTGRLMSNYMTDPGKRTKGGAEMVLTIRARNQDFCFSDSANPVSADHWKAVGGHVLPIQSLDFRRVFRPVGWMAMRLTQRLPKSIGRLLQAATCPLDAVLRWIVPRLGADGPIGSRIEIADFVTLAPGLVERFAVHPAWQPEELGWLLDMAARNIINGPLHLREVRDGKGHLAGALVFYARPGGTARVLNILSRRGREELVVGALLAELDAMGCLAVEGMAQPFLMEALSRQAGMGFVPRGAYCISTRHAEIVDAAKRGDVYLGGLMGEDWSRLVTDFHH; translated from the coding sequence ATGGACAGACGCGCCCCGCAGAGCGGCACCACGCCGTTGCAGCTTCGTGACGCGGCGGAAGTGGCCGGCCTGTTCTATCGCGCCTTCCGCGATGGCCGTACCCCGCCGGACGAGTTTGTCGACTACTTCCGGGAGAGTTTTTTCGGCAGCCCGACCTATGACCAGGCCTTGGGTGGCCTCGTGCATCGAGGCGACGAAGGTGCCATCGATGGGGCCTTGCTGGTCATCCCCATGCGCGTGGTGGTCCACGGTCGGCTCATGACCGGACGGCTGATGAGCAACTACATGACCGATCCGGGCAAACGAACCAAGGGTGGCGCCGAAATGGTGCTCACCATAAGGGCCCGCAACCAGGATTTCTGCTTTTCCGACAGCGCCAATCCGGTCAGCGCCGATCACTGGAAAGCCGTGGGCGGGCATGTGTTGCCGATCCAGAGCCTCGATTTCCGTCGCGTGTTCCGACCGGTGGGCTGGATGGCCATGCGGCTGACCCAGCGACTGCCAAAGTCGATTGGGAGACTGTTGCAGGCTGCCACGTGTCCGTTGGACGCAGTGCTGCGCTGGATCGTGCCGCGGCTGGGCGCGGACGGTCCGATCGGATCGCGGATCGAGATAGCCGACTTCGTGACACTGGCGCCGGGTCTGGTTGAGCGCTTTGCCGTGCATCCGGCATGGCAGCCTGAAGAATTGGGCTGGCTGCTCGACATGGCTGCGCGCAATATCATCAACGGCCCGCTGCATTTGCGCGAGGTCCGCGATGGCAAGGGCCACCTTGCCGGGGCGCTGGTGTTCTATGCCCGGCCGGGCGGCACGGCGCGGGTGCTCAACATCCTCAGCCGCAGGGGGCGCGAGGAACTGGTGGTCGGCGCCTTGCTGGCCGAACTCGATGCCATGGGGTGCCTGGCCGTCGAGGGCATGGCGCAGCCTTTTCTGATGGAAGCATTGAGCCGGCAGGCCGGCATGGGTTTCGTGCCGCGCGGCGCCTATTGCATCTCGACCCGGCATGCCGAAATTGTCGACGCAGCCAAGCGGGGCGACGTCTATCTTGGTGGCCTGATGGGGGAGGACTGGAGCCGACTGGTGACTGACTTTCACCATTGA
- a CDS encoding cellulase family glycosylhydrolase has protein sequence MKRRALLAGLATLGVAPPLRAAGSGRIEIEGNRFAWNGAPLRLKGIAMGDPVYIRYGRSLDDYRVVAEYWAANCVRISVHPGHWRYDATLMGQLLDADIAAARAQGLFVIVDWHAIGFPGRYEPVPPPEWGLIADAYLSSIDDAKAFWRGMAERHGGDPAVIFELWNEPVGDDQHWVSDGAWWSEFKPAWAAITAEIRAISDNIVLASGGRWAHDLTGAAADPLDDPRTAYAWHVYPNEDRHEPDRWFRSLGALAVHKPIVVTEWGFCPDCDGGLQGGIDDFAIPFTRDVLDVLGLSHTAWCYSPGAAPALLSPDGSPSDYGQFVRDYLRRLA, from the coding sequence ATGAAACGGCGGGCTTTGCTTGCCGGGCTTGCCACGCTGGGCGTCGCGCCGCCATTGCGCGCCGCCGGGTCAGGTCGCATCGAGATCGAGGGCAACAGGTTTGCTTGGAACGGGGCGCCGCTGCGGCTCAAGGGGATTGCCATGGGCGATCCGGTCTATATCCGCTATGGCCGCAGCCTCGACGACTATCGGGTCGTGGCCGAGTATTGGGCGGCCAATTGTGTGCGCATCAGCGTGCATCCCGGCCATTGGCGCTATGACGCGACGCTGATGGGCCAATTGCTCGATGCCGATATCGCCGCAGCGCGGGCGCAAGGCCTGTTCGTCATTGTCGACTGGCACGCCATCGGCTTTCCCGGTCGCTACGAGCCGGTGCCACCGCCTGAATGGGGGCTGATCGCGGACGCGTATCTCTCCAGCATCGACGATGCCAAGGCCTTCTGGCGTGGCATGGCCGAGCGGCATGGCGGCGATCCGGCTGTTATCTTCGAGCTGTGGAACGAGCCAGTCGGGGATGACCAGCACTGGGTGTCGGATGGCGCCTGGTGGTCGGAGTTCAAACCGGCCTGGGCGGCAATTACCGCCGAGATCCGTGCCATCAGCGACAATATCGTCCTCGCCTCGGGCGGGCGCTGGGCGCATGACCTGACCGGCGCGGCAGCCGATCCGCTGGACGATCCACGCACGGCCTATGCCTGGCACGTCTATCCCAATGAAGACCGGCATGAGCCGGACCGCTGGTTCCGCAGCCTGGGTGCCCTGGCTGTGCACAAACCCATCGTGGTGACGGAATGGGGCTTTTGCCCGGACTGCGATGGTGGCCTGCAAGGCGGTATCGACGATTTTGCGATCCCCTTCACCCGCGATGTGCTCGATGTACTGGGGCTGAGCCATACCGCCTGGTGCTACAGCCCTGGGGCCGCGCCGGCCCTGTTGTCGCCTGACGGGTCGCCATCGGACTATGGCCAGTTCGTGCGCGACTATCTGCGGAGACTGGCATGA
- a CDS encoding glycosyltransferase family 4 protein has product MSRVLQLVTRDEPGGVRVLTRMVEAGLSARGHDVTTLALRGEGGSVAKVIAAIRSGGYDAILSYQVAASLVGHAAGWIAGVRVRATHLTAIPSAMRPAWRWLDRLWGSIGLHTDVIANSTATLASVADYPLAYRHKLRLIRHGVAPLPEQLRRDWRHALGIAPLAPLLAASGRLVSQKNHAAAVAALALLPGTHLIIAGEGALCAPLMRQADDLGVAERLHLVGNLDAAQLAGLLSAGDVYVFPSTWESFGLAVVEASMLGLPVVASDLPVLREVLAPALARFHPPNDAAALAAGIGDTLAHYPSTAERAASASATQQAHAVGGMIDAYCRLLDGAI; this is encoded by the coding sequence ATGAGCCGCGTGCTGCAACTGGTGACGCGCGACGAACCCGGCGGGGTGCGCGTGTTGACCCGCATGGTTGAAGCGGGATTGTCGGCGCGTGGGCATGACGTGACGACGCTGGCTTTACGTGGGGAAGGGGGCTCGGTCGCGAAGGTGATCGCCGCGATACGAAGCGGCGGCTATGATGCGATCCTGTCCTATCAGGTGGCCGCCAGCCTTGTCGGGCATGCGGCGGGTTGGATAGCGGGTGTCCGCGTACGTGCCACCCATCTCACGGCGATCCCCTCGGCCATGCGGCCAGCCTGGCGGTGGCTGGATCGACTATGGGGCAGCATTGGACTGCATACGGATGTGATCGCCAATTCGACGGCGACGCTGGCATCGGTGGCGGACTATCCGCTAGCCTATCGGCACAAGCTGCGACTGATCCGTCATGGTGTCGCGCCCCTGCCGGAGCAACTACGGCGAGACTGGCGCCATGCCCTGGGCATCGCCCCGCTGGCGCCGCTGCTGGCGGCGAGCGGGCGGCTGGTGTCGCAGAAGAACCATGCGGCAGCGGTGGCGGCACTGGCACTGCTGCCCGGCACGCATCTGATCATTGCCGGTGAGGGCGCGCTGTGCGCACCGCTGATGCGGCAGGCTGACGACCTCGGCGTGGCCGAGCGGCTGCATCTGGTTGGCAATCTCGATGCGGCACAACTGGCCGGTCTGCTCAGTGCTGGCGATGTCTATGTTTTCCCATCGACCTGGGAAAGCTTCGGGCTCGCAGTGGTCGAGGCCTCCATGCTCGGGCTGCCGGTGGTGGCCAGCGACCTGCCGGTGCTGCGTGAGGTGCTGGCTCCGGCGCTGGCCCGGTTCCACCCGCCCAACGATGCCGCCGCTTTGGCGGCTGGCATAGGCGACACCCTGGCCCACTATCCGTCAACCGCCGAGCGTGCGGCATCGGCGTCCGCGACGCAGCAGGCGCATGCGGTTGGGGGCATGATCGACGCTTATTGCCGCCTGCTCGACGGCGCCATCTGA
- a CDS encoding polysaccharide deacetylase family protein, which produces MMLALPEPLAGMSRRLARAVPFRPFRLDLPQPVVSFSFDDFPLSAAENAAPVLEAYGARGTFYFADQLADRHENGQLIAGRAVTADLAERGHEIGGHTSSHINVQRVAPDCLIADASANTSAIAALSGQAPSSFAYPFGVVSINAKRLLAHRYAGLRGIQPGINRGWIDLAHLHAQELYDVSLPLLRVELLLDDLQRRGGWMIFYTHDVRTQPSSIGCSPAHFAAVVELVTQRGIAIETVANVLYRAGVSMPGWRRIG; this is translated from the coding sequence ATGATGCTCGCTTTACCCGAGCCCCTTGCCGGCATGTCGCGTCGCTTGGCGCGGGCTGTGCCGTTCCGGCCGTTTCGGCTGGACCTGCCACAGCCGGTTGTGTCGTTCAGCTTCGACGATTTCCCACTGTCGGCGGCTGAAAACGCGGCGCCCGTGCTCGAAGCCTATGGCGCAAGGGGGACGTTCTATTTCGCCGACCAACTGGCCGACCGGCACGAGAATGGTCAGTTGATCGCCGGCCGCGCCGTGACGGCAGACCTGGCCGAGCGCGGCCATGAGATCGGCGGCCATACCAGCAGCCACATCAACGTCCAGCGCGTTGCGCCGGACTGTCTCATCGCCGACGCATCTGCCAACACGTCGGCGATCGCGGCGCTGAGCGGGCAGGCGCCCTCCTCCTTCGCCTACCCGTTCGGCGTCGTGTCAATCAATGCCAAGCGGCTGCTGGCGCATCGCTATGCCGGCTTGCGTGGCATCCAGCCGGGTATCAACCGGGGCTGGATCGACCTGGCGCATCTGCATGCGCAGGAGCTCTACGATGTCAGTCTGCCTCTGCTGCGGGTGGAGCTGCTGCTCGACGATCTGCAGCGCCGCGGCGGCTGGATGATCTTCTACACCCATGATGTGCGCACGCAGCCCAGCAGCATCGGGTGCTCGCCGGCGCATTTCGCAGCGGTGGTGGAGCTGGTGACCCAGCGCGGCATCGCCATCGAGACGGTGGCCAATGTCCTTTATCGAGCCGGCGTCAGCATGCCCGGTTGGCGGAGGATCGGCTGA
- a CDS encoding O-antigen ligase family protein, which translates to MIAAVARLDVRPLLVGGFALFAILVLWTQAQPFASLSDYGVLDDPTQSNALRRNLTLLILALALWLVWRGGQSGRLWETISPGLVAIFAWFALTALVSRAPGLALNRLALAGIVIAIAVCLPLLFARLGDFVVLLGVAASTAIVLSFLGALFMPDLAIHSIRDTVEQGLAGDWRGMFKHKNDLAPMAIHFCLVGILLWQFDRRLWGAMVVAGALALLMLSGGKSAALLLMPTLAGAAVIVHVRAGIAMLVAIALVGGLAMLTLGSVAFPAIGAIAAHLPDPTFTGRADIWQLALAAIEQRPLTGYGYNIFWDTGAAYSVAASGDTAAQVSHAHNGYLEVALSAGIPGLALVLAWAGLAPLRQIASIKQRTLDRAEQAFLFYLVAAWLFTLLISSLEAVLFNRGDSIWFTGLLAMVCLRLWSRSALMP; encoded by the coding sequence ATGATCGCGGCCGTCGCGCGGCTCGATGTCAGGCCGTTGCTGGTTGGCGGCTTTGCGCTCTTTGCCATCCTCGTGCTGTGGACGCAGGCGCAGCCGTTTGCCAGCCTCTCCGACTATGGCGTGCTCGACGATCCGACCCAGTCCAATGCGCTGCGGCGCAATCTGACGCTGCTCATTCTGGCCTTGGCACTCTGGCTGGTCTGGCGCGGTGGGCAGAGCGGGCGGTTGTGGGAGACGATCAGTCCGGGGCTCGTGGCCATTTTCGCCTGGTTCGCGCTGACGGCGCTGGTGTCGCGCGCGCCAGGTCTGGCGCTCAACCGGTTGGCGCTGGCCGGCATCGTCATTGCCATTGCGGTCTGCCTGCCGCTGCTGTTCGCGCGACTGGGTGATTTTGTCGTTCTGCTGGGGGTGGCGGCAAGCACGGCTATCGTGCTGTCCTTCCTTGGCGCGCTGTTTATGCCCGACCTGGCCATCCATTCCATCCGCGACACCGTGGAGCAGGGGCTGGCCGGTGATTGGCGCGGCATGTTCAAGCACAAGAACGACCTGGCGCCGATGGCCATCCATTTCTGCCTTGTTGGCATCCTGCTCTGGCAGTTCGACCGCCGGCTGTGGGGCGCGATGGTGGTGGCCGGGGCGTTGGCGCTGCTCATGCTGTCGGGCGGCAAGTCGGCGGCCTTGCTGCTGATGCCAACCTTGGCGGGTGCGGCAGTCATTGTCCACGTACGGGCCGGCATAGCCATGCTGGTTGCGATCGCGCTGGTCGGCGGGCTCGCAATGCTGACTCTGGGATCGGTGGCGTTCCCCGCCATCGGTGCGATCGCGGCGCACCTGCCGGATCCGACCTTCACCGGGCGAGCCGATATCTGGCAGTTGGCACTGGCGGCGATCGAGCAAAGGCCGCTGACCGGCTATGGCTACAACATCTTCTGGGATACCGGCGCTGCCTATAGTGTTGCCGCCTCGGGCGATACGGCCGCGCAGGTATCGCATGCTCACAACGGCTATCTCGAAGTCGCCCTTTCGGCCGGCATTCCCGGGCTGGCGCTGGTGCTGGCCTGGGCCGGCCTGGCGCCGTTGCGCCAGATCGCGTCGATCAAACAACGGACGCTGGATCGGGCCGAGCAGGCGTTTCTGTTCTACCTCGTCGCCGCCTGGCTGTTCACGCTGCTGATTTCGAGCCTTGAAGCGGTGCTGTTCAACCGGGGCGATTCCATCTGGTTCACCGGGCTTCTGGCCATGGTCTGCCTGCGACTGTGGTCGCGCTCGGCGCTGATGCCATGA
- a CDS encoding heparan-alpha-glucosaminide N-acetyltransferase: protein MTDIPAAARPRFAVVDIARGVAIIAMIAYHLCWDLSYFRFIGADVGYDPQWVVIARSILAVFLLLVGVGLVLGHGRGIRWRSFWRRWAFVVAGALAISIATWFAFPDSFVYFGVLHAIALFSLLALPFLLAPLWLPVVVAVVVIGLHFVYADALFNEKLFSWLGFWQVPPPANDLVPVFPWFGVVLLGVIATRLVLASSLAARLAAINPGGRLARVLAFMGRWSLLIYLLHQPILLGLVYPAAAILQPQIAMRQADFLGSCQSTCEAGGTTAPLCTTYCQCGLKTVEDNDLWDAVYSGMLSAQEQTILDASNRQCSAVIYPELTAPVD from the coding sequence ATGACCGATATCCCTGCCGCCGCCCGTCCCCGCTTCGCCGTCGTCGATATTGCCAGGGGCGTCGCGATCATCGCCATGATCGCCTATCACCTGTGCTGGGACCTGAGCTATTTCCGCTTCATCGGCGCCGATGTCGGCTACGACCCGCAATGGGTGGTGATAGCGCGCAGCATCCTGGCGGTGTTTCTGTTGCTGGTCGGCGTTGGGCTGGTGCTCGGGCATGGCAGGGGCATTCGCTGGCGGAGTTTCTGGCGGCGCTGGGCCTTCGTCGTGGCTGGCGCGCTGGCGATCAGCATCGCCACCTGGTTCGCCTTCCCTGACAGCTTCGTCTATTTCGGCGTGCTGCATGCCATTGCGCTGTTCAGCCTCTTGGCCCTGCCATTCCTCCTGGCGCCGCTCTGGCTGCCGGTCGTGGTCGCGGTGGTCGTCATTGGCCTGCACTTTGTCTATGCCGACGCGCTGTTCAACGAGAAGCTGTTCTCCTGGCTCGGCTTCTGGCAGGTGCCGCCGCCGGCCAACGATCTGGTGCCGGTGTTTCCCTGGTTCGGCGTCGTGCTGCTGGGCGTGATCGCCACGCGGCTGGTGCTGGCATCGTCGTTGGCGGCACGTCTGGCCGCGATCAATCCGGGCGGGCGCCTGGCGCGGGTGCTGGCGTTCATGGGGCGGTGGAGCCTGCTGATCTATCTGCTGCATCAGCCGATCCTGTTGGGGCTAGTCTATCCGGCAGCGGCAATCCTGCAGCCGCAGATCGCCATGCGGCAGGCCGATTTCCTCGGCTCGTGCCAGAGCACCTGCGAGGCCGGCGGCACGACCGCGCCGCTCTGCACCACCTATTGCCAATGCGGCCTCAAGACCGTCGAGGACAATGATCTCTGGGACGCCGTCTATTCCGGCATGCTGAGCGCGCAGGAGCAGACCATCCTCGATGCCAGCAACCGGCAATGCTCGGCTGTGATCTACCCGGAGCTGACGGCGCCGGTCGATTGA
- a CDS encoding GumC family protein, protein MFHAADSSRITPSQPILAIPGRSVGEWLGEIWALRTEALLGGVSGIALALLTAQLVTPSYQASAQIYIDPQNLQLLERDLSPSTGSGDAGVVLIESQARVMASDSVLRATAIQLGLDTDPEFVGSGNPLKAWIEQLSASDAPADPLGKAVTRLAKAVHVVRLDRTYVVDVYAESESAVKAADIANAVVGNYLALREAQRAEQAGRASTTLEGRLALLLGELEAAENAVERFKTENHIVETGGQSLLEGQVGQTNQALLAANNAVEVASIQLEQLRALAADPARLSAAPEAVGSEAMTQLRTELQAAVADAAVLGATLGARHPRLLVAQERVATARAAVGVEIQRVLASAELGLQRARESAAALTTQLASAATDMQDTDSKRIRLRQLEREAEASRAVYEDALLRSRETAEQANVDTLNAQVVSRAAPPVERSFPPKLTTLLPLGLIAGVALGAGLGWLRRRARIAR, encoded by the coding sequence ATGTTCCACGCCGCCGATTCTAGCCGCATTACGCCGTCGCAGCCGATCCTCGCAATCCCCGGCCGATCGGTGGGCGAATGGTTGGGCGAGATTTGGGCCCTGCGGACAGAGGCTTTGCTCGGCGGGGTCAGCGGCATCGCGCTGGCGCTGCTGACCGCGCAACTGGTGACGCCGAGCTATCAGGCCAGCGCGCAGATCTATATCGATCCGCAGAACCTGCAATTGCTGGAGCGCGATCTGTCGCCGTCGACAGGTTCGGGCGATGCGGGCGTGGTGCTGATCGAGAGCCAGGCGCGGGTGATGGCGTCGGACTCGGTGTTGCGGGCGACGGCGATCCAGCTGGGGCTCGATACCGACCCCGAATTCGTCGGCAGCGGCAATCCGCTCAAGGCCTGGATCGAGCAGCTGAGTGCCTCCGATGCGCCCGCTGATCCGCTGGGCAAGGCAGTGACGCGGCTCGCCAAGGCGGTGCATGTGGTGCGGCTCGACCGGACCTATGTGGTCGATGTCTATGCGGAATCCGAAAGCGCCGTGAAGGCGGCCGACATCGCCAATGCGGTGGTGGGTAACTACCTGGCTCTGCGCGAGGCGCAGCGGGCCGAGCAGGCCGGGCGGGCCTCGACGACGCTGGAAGGGCGGCTGGCGCTGTTGCTGGGCGAGCTGGAGGCGGCCGAGAATGCGGTCGAGCGGTTCAAGACCGAGAACCACATCGTCGAGACCGGCGGGCAGTCGCTGCTTGAGGGGCAGGTCGGTCAGACCAACCAGGCGCTGCTGGCGGCCAACAATGCCGTCGAGGTGGCAAGCATCCAGCTTGAGCAGTTACGCGCGCTCGCTGCCGACCCGGCGCGGCTGTCGGCGGCGCCCGAGGCTGTCGGTTCTGAGGCGATGACGCAATTGCGCACCGAGCTGCAGGCCGCGGTGGCCGATGCAGCTGTGCTGGGCGCGACGCTCGGCGCACGGCATCCGCGCCTGCTGGTAGCGCAGGAGCGCGTCGCCACCGCCCGTGCTGCGGTGGGCGTGGAAATTCAACGTGTCTTGGCCTCGGCCGAGTTGGGCCTGCAGCGCGCACGGGAAAGTGCGGCCGCGCTGACGACCCAGCTGGCGTCCGCCGCGACTGACATGCAGGACACCGACTCCAAGCGGATACGCCTGCGTCAGCTCGAGCGCGAGGCCGAGGCCAGCAGGGCGGTGTATGAAGATGCACTGCTCCGCTCGCGGGAAACGGCCGAGCAGGCGAATGTGGACACGCTCAATGCCCAGGTCGTTTCCCGCGCCGCGCCGCCTGTGGAACGCAGCTTTCCGCCCAAGCTGACTACATTGTTGCCGCTGGGACTGATCGCTGGCGTGGCGCTGGGGGCCGGTTTGGGCTGGCTGCGCCGGCGGGCGCGGATTGCACGATGA
- a CDS encoding glycosyltransferase, producing the protein MLRAIPGPIIVLIRAMSGGGAQRDAIELANGLSAAGWPITVATLDAQGPLRMRLDPSVPLLDLGQGRRLRMARALPVLMAMMVGLRPQAVMSSEASGNVLLSLAALQLGRERPRIILREVAAPLAARRSDPHLQNRVGYWLAPWLYPQAERVLSFTQGVRRELIADFRVAPTRAINLGTNAVLTEARLADLAQPVEREPNLIVAVGRLSPEKGFADLIAAFAAVRDDRPARLTILGEGPERPRLERLVAGLGLSDCVALPGFVAEPTDHVRRAALLVSSSRHEGFGNAIVEALACGTPVVATDAPHGPREILDHGRYGTLVPVGNLSALAHAIHETLNRAPDRESLRARAACYTTEATVARMAEVFGELGLVRDPVLEGA; encoded by the coding sequence ATGTTGCGAGCGATCCCTGGTCCCATAATCGTGCTGATCCGCGCCATGTCCGGTGGTGGGGCGCAGCGGGATGCCATTGAACTGGCCAATGGTCTGAGCGCGGCGGGGTGGCCCATCACCGTGGCCACGCTGGATGCTCAGGGGCCGCTGCGGATGCGGCTCGATCCGTCCGTGCCGCTGCTCGATCTGGGGCAGGGGCGCAGACTGCGCATGGCGCGGGCACTGCCGGTGTTGATGGCCATGATGGTGGGCCTGCGACCGCAGGCGGTTATGTCGTCCGAAGCTTCGGGCAATGTACTGCTGTCGTTGGCGGCGCTGCAGCTTGGCCGGGAGCGTCCGCGCATCATCCTGCGTGAAGTGGCGGCGCCGTTGGCGGCCCGCCGCAGCGATCCGCATTTGCAGAATCGGGTTGGCTATTGGCTGGCACCGTGGCTGTACCCGCAAGCCGAGCGGGTGCTCAGCTTCACCCAGGGCGTGCGGCGCGAGCTGATCGCGGATTTCCGGGTCGCGCCAACACGGGCGATCAATCTGGGCACCAATGCCGTGCTGACCGAGGCGCGTCTGGCCGATCTGGCGCAGCCGGTTGAGCGGGAGCCGAACCTCATTGTGGCCGTCGGGCGGCTGTCGCCGGAGAAGGGCTTTGCCGACCTCATCGCCGCCTTCGCCGCAGTGCGGGACGACCGGCCGGCGCGGCTGACCATTCTGGGCGAGGGGCCCGAGCGACCGCGGCTCGAACGGCTGGTAGCCGGGCTTGGACTCTCCGACTGCGTGGCCTTGCCCGGATTTGTGGCCGAGCCGACCGATCATGTGCGCCGCGCCGCATTGCTGGTGTCGAGTTCGCGTCATGAGGGCTTCGGCAATGCCATTGTCGAGGCGCTGGCCTGCGGCACGCCCGTTGTCGCCACCGACGCGCCGCATGGGCCGCGCGAAATCCTGGACCACGGCCGCTACGGCACGCTGGTGCCAGTGGGCAATCTCAGCGCGCTGGCGCATGCGATTCACGAAACGCTCAATCGGGCCCCGGATAGGGAAAGCCTGCGCGCCCGGGCGGCCTGCTACACCACCGAGGCAACAGTTGCCCGCATGGCCGAGGTGTTCGGCGAGCTCGGTCTCGTCCGCGACCCGGTTCTGGAGGGGGCATGA
- a CDS encoding lipopolysaccharide biosynthesis protein, producing MNDRHASLYLVSRLAAAVLNIVSVAVFTRLATPDVYGGYLVGFATGFVVFGTAFQWLLHAHFGVYQPQQAARLAGALAALLGVAGAAVAPFLVIATILSWLDVGAAIGIAVLVAGFVVQIGAVEVGRARLMVHEVTAAGLLRGVLMLVFGTLALLITQSAPALLAAVGLAQIVAALPVLLTLRRGGFARPTRADLESIVRYGGPLIIALGVTALALNTDRLVLERIAGAAAVAHYGAMSDVVRQGFVVLGEAIAAAYLSQAKAMSPTNPSRTVALRRAFTTLWTIILFGTLGWLLLGETLLGALLAPGYVDEVHAVLPALVLGTACLVLRAYYFGQAIYFAGSARREVLASLAMLGVAAAGALLLIPAWGIGGAALSFALGQVAALAVFLIADRHTRVMPIDWRKAAEATAWSAVTGAVGLMALLLAGWWLVLLVLAISSIWLALRWNLFDIRALLGQMAPSSRRQ from the coding sequence GTGAACGATCGCCACGCTTCGCTTTATCTGGTCTCTCGACTGGCTGCCGCAGTGCTGAATATTGTGTCGGTGGCCGTATTCACCCGGCTGGCAACGCCCGATGTCTATGGCGGCTATCTCGTCGGCTTCGCCACCGGCTTCGTTGTGTTTGGCACCGCCTTCCAGTGGTTGCTGCATGCGCATTTCGGCGTCTACCAACCGCAACAGGCAGCGCGCCTGGCAGGAGCGCTGGCGGCGCTGCTGGGCGTGGCGGGCGCGGCAGTCGCCCCGTTCCTGGTGATTGCGACGATCCTGAGCTGGCTCGACGTCGGTGCGGCCATCGGCATCGCCGTGCTGGTTGCCGGCTTCGTCGTGCAGATCGGCGCCGTCGAGGTCGGGCGAGCGCGGCTGATGGTGCACGAGGTCACCGCCGCCGGCCTGCTGCGCGGTGTGCTGATGCTGGTATTCGGCACCCTGGCCCTGCTCATCACACAGTCGGCTCCCGCCCTACTGGCGGCTGTCGGCCTCGCCCAGATCGTTGCGGCGCTACCCGTGCTGCTCACGCTTCGGCGGGGCGGCTTTGCCCGGCCGACACGAGCCGATCTGGAGAGCATCGTGCGCTATGGCGGGCCGCTGATCATCGCGCTGGGTGTGACGGCGCTGGCGCTCAATACTGATCGGCTGGTGCTGGAACGCATTGCCGGCGCAGCGGCCGTCGCACACTACGGCGCCATGTCGGACGTGGTGCGGCAAGGCTTCGTGGTCCTGGGCGAGGCCATCGCCGCCGCCTACCTGTCGCAGGCCAAGGCCATGTCACCGACCAACCCCTCCCGCACTGTCGCTTTGCGCCGCGCCTTCACCACCCTCTGGACCATCATCCTCTTCGGCACGCTCGGTTGGCTGTTGCTGGGCGAGACCCTGCTCGGTGCGCTGCTGGCACCCGGCTATGTCGACGAGGTCCATGCCGTGCTGCCTGCCTTGGTGCTGGGCACAGCCTGCCTCGTGCTCCGCGCCTACTATTTCGGCCAGGCCATTTACTTCGCCGGCTCGGCCCGCCGCGAAGTTCTGGCGAGCCTCGCGATGCTCGGCGTCGCCGCAGCGGGTGCGCTGCTCCTGATCCCGGCATGGGGCATTGGCGGCGCTGCACTGAGCTTTGCGCTGGGACAGGTCGCGGCGCTAGCGGTGTTCCTCATTGCCGACCGCCACACCCGGGTCATGCCAATCGACTGGCGCAAGGCAGCCGAGGCAACAGCATGGAGTGCAGTGACGGGTGCAGTCGGCCTGATGGCGTTGCTGCTGGCCGGTTGGTGGCTGGTCCTGCTGGTTCTCGCCATCTCGTCCATATGGCTCGCCCTACGCTGGAACCTTTTTGATATCAGGGCGCTGCTGGGTCAGATGGCGCCGTCGAGCAGGCGGCAATAA